One genomic window of Bacteroides sp. includes the following:
- the purE gene encoding 5-(carboxyamino)imidazole ribonucleotide mutase: MQPLVSIIMGSTSDMPVMEVAAKFFDEMEIPFEINALSAHRTPEAVAQFASNADKRGIKVIIAGAGGAAHLPGVVAAFTILPVIGVPVRSSISIDGWDSILSILQMPPGIPVATVGLDGAQNAAILATQILAHTDPIIQKRLLAFKKNLGTKVEKANEELKKHTFRFRI, from the coding sequence ATGCAGCCTTTAGTCAGCATTATCATGGGCTCCACTTCCGATATGCCGGTGATGGAAGTAGCGGCCAAGTTCTTTGATGAGATGGAAATCCCTTTTGAGATCAATGCCCTGTCAGCCCATCGCACGCCCGAAGCGGTAGCCCAGTTCGCTTCCAATGCTGATAAGCGCGGCATAAAAGTCATCATCGCAGGCGCCGGGGGTGCGGCTCATCTGCCTGGTGTTGTTGCGGCCTTTACCATCCTGCCCGTGATTGGCGTGCCGGTGCGGTCCTCCATCAGCATCGACGGCTGGGACAGCATCCTGTCCATCCTGCAGATGCCTCCCGGCATCCCCGTGGCCACCGTGGGCCTCGACGGCGCCCAGAACGCCGCCATCCTTGCCACCCAGATCCTGGCACATACCGATCCCATCATTCAAAAACGCCTGCTGGCATTCAAGAAAAACCTTGGCACAAAGGTTGAAAAGGCCAATGAAGAACTGAAAAAACACACCTTCCGGTTCCGCATCTAA